From Echeneis naucrates chromosome 7, fEcheNa1.1, whole genome shotgun sequence, one genomic window encodes:
- the prim1 gene encoding DNA primase small subunit, which yields MPTSSEYDPDSLPDLLPLYYRRLFPFSQYYRWLYYGGVQKNYFQNREFSFTLKDDIYVRYQSFSSQAELEKEIQKMNPYKIDIGAVYSHKPNQHNTVKSGTFHALEKELVFDIDMTDYDDVRTCCSAADICSKCWTLMTIAIRILDRALRDDFGFQHLLWVYSGRRGVHCWVCDEAARKLSVAARSAVAEYLTLVKGGEETVKKVVLTDPIHPFIRKSLDVVEKYFTDYAHEQAILGHNKSVDKVLALVPEEVRQVLQKDFQSEKTPEKRWDLIKAKASMKKGDDKKQQYFQEEIMLQYCYPRLDVNVSKGVNHLLKSPFSVHPKTGRISVPIDLKELDKFDPFAVPTISLICEELDQPRTGEKESEDKKEKENENNATERRKIRDYKRTSLAKYVKYFDQFLDGIACTWKGELLKKSDLQKQF from the exons ATGCCGACGTCCTCTGAATATGACCCGGACAGTCTGCCGGACCTGCTGCCGCTGTACTACCGGCGGCTGTTCCCCTTCTCCCAGTACTACCGCTGGCTGTACTATGGAGGAG TGCAGAAGAACTACTTTCAGAACCGAGAGTTCTCATTCACGCTCAAAGACGACATCTATGTACGCTACCAGTCGTTCAGCTCTCAGGCCGAGTTGGAGAAAGAGATACAGAAGATGAACCCTTACAAGATTGACATTGGAGCAGTGTACAGCCACAAG CCtaatcaacacaacacagtgaagTCAGGAACCTTCCACGCGCTAGAGAAGGAGCTGGTTTTTGATATTGATATGACAGATTATGACGATGTCAGAACCTGTTGCAG TGCTGCAGATATCTGCTCCAAGTGCTGGACTCTGATGACCATCGCTATTCGTATCTTGGACAGAGCTCTCCGAG ATGACTTTGGTTTCCAGCACCTGCTGTGGGTTTATTCTGGCAGAAGAGGAGTCCATTGCTGGGTGTGTGATGAAGCTGCCAGGAAGCTGTCTGTGGCTGCACgctctgctgtggctgaatACCTGACTTTGGTGAAG GGTGGTGAGGAGACAGTGAAGAAAGTAGTGCTGACAGACCCAATTCATCCTTTTATCAG AAAGTCTTTGGATGTGGTAGAGAAGTACTTTACCGATTACGCACATGAACAGGCTATACTGGGACACAATAAATCTGTTGACAAAGTGCTAGCACTCGTGCCCGAAG AAGTTAGACAAGTGTTACAGAAGGATTTCCAAAGTGAGAAGACACCTGAGAAACGCTGGGATTTGATCAAGGCTAAAGCCAGTATGAAAAAG GGTGATGACAAGAAGCAACAATACTTTCAGGAAGAAATCATGCTACAGTATTGTTATCCACGGCTTGATGTGAATGTCAGTAAAGGTGTGAACCATTTGCTGAAGAGCCCCTTCAGTGTCCACCCCAAAACAG GACGGATCTCTGTCCCCATTGACCTCAAAGAATTAGATAAGTTTGATCCCTTTGCTGTGCCCACAATCAG TCTGATCTGTGAGGAGTTGGATCAGCCCAGAACAGGAGAAAAAGAGTCAGAagacaaaaaggagaaggaaaacgAGAACAATGCCACAGAGAGACGAAAGATCAGAG ATTACAAGAGAACCAGCCTGGCAAAGTATGTGAAATACTTCGATCAGTTTCTGGATGGAATTGCTTGTACGTGGAAGGGAGAACTTCTCAAAAAGAGTG ATCTCCAGAAACAATTCTGA
- the ptges3b gene encoding prostaglandin E synthase 3b, with product MSFHRHPATAKWYDRRDSVFIEFCVADSKDVKVNFDKTKCAFSCIGGTDNVKHENEIDLFEAIDENESKHKRTDRSVLCYLRKAQPGKAWPRLTKEKAKLSWLSVDFNNWKDWEDDSDEEIGNFDQFSDMMNNMGGEDDLPDLDGADDDESADSDDEKMPDLE from the exons atgtcttttcacAGGCATCCAGCAACTGCCAAGTGGTACGATAGGAGGGACTCTGTTTTTATAGAGTTCTGTGTAGCAGACAGCAAAGATGTTAAAGTCAATTTTGATAAAACAAAGTGTGCTTTCAG CTGTATTGGAGGAACTGACAATGTCAAACATGAGAATGAAATAGACCTTTTTGAAGCTATTGATGAAAAT GAAtccaaacacaaacgcacagatCGTTCAGTGTTGTGCTATTTACGAAAGGCACAGCCAGGGAAAGCATGGCCGAGGCTAACAAAAGAGAAGGCTAAG ctgagTTGGCTCAGTGTGGACTTCAACAACTGGAAAGACTGGGAAGACGACTCGGATGAAGAAATAGGCAACTTTGATCAATTCTCAGAC ATGATGAACAACATGGGGGGTGAGGATGACTTACCGGATCTAGACGGTGCAGATGAT gaCGAGTCTGCAGATAGTGATGACGAGA aAATGCCAGATTTGGAATAA
- the LOC115045932 gene encoding proteoglycan 4-like, which produces MSASSCSPTSPKSTPSSAPLSPVISPLASSPASTSANQGNRSTPKVVKAGKQVKPKKGEAFVPAPTPDDNKVTAASDKLVEASTKQTVVEAKPVSAETKKPLSVSSKPIAAPAAFKVTSKPAVAAPVSFSDTIACSPPKSLEVKAAPSKAADDDLPPLIPPEKPVKMPVFVPPVKKDVAKPAEAARTAVEAKPAPVKAAKPAAEAKPAPVKAAKPAAEAKPAPVKAAKPAAEAKPAPVEAAKPGAEAKPAPVEAAKPAAEAKPAPVKEAKPAAEAKPAPVKAAKPGAEAKPAPVKAAKPAAEAKPAPVEVAKPAAEAKPAPVEAAKPAAKPAAKAKPAPVEAAKPAAKPAAKAKPAPVEAAKPAAEAKPAPVEAAKPVAEAKAAPVDAAKPVAEAKAAPVDAAKPVAEAKATPVKAAKAAAVGKPTHAKAAKPASEAKPAPVEAKPASVKAAKLAPEVKPAPAEAAKPLAMAKQEAPKAPAEATTASVKAAKPGVEAKSVPDKAQRKVEETKVSASKIVKPDAEVESAPVEAAKSAKPAAKATAAPSKPTPVEPAVPAPAPRKLTFAEAVAKPAPVKPEVEVINTATSEPVSSPAPTPAKVEPVIKNDKGIFFFLSFFVPSVFPTVPCNLGTAQMLRNTILQGYAV; this is translated from the coding sequence ATGTCTGCCTCTTCATGTTCTCCTACCTCACCAAAATCTACTCCTTCTTCTGCCCCTTTGTCACCTGTAATATCTCCCCTCGCCTCCTCACCTGCTAGCACCTCTGCTAATCAAGGGAACCGCTCAACCCCAAAGGTTGTGAAGGCTGGCAAGCAAGTAAAACCTAAGAAAGGAGAGGCATTTGTACCTGCTCCTACCCCTGATGACAACAAGGTCACTGCAGCAAGTGACAAACTAGTAGAGGCTAGCACCAAGCAAACTGTAGTAGAGGCTAAACCTGTCTCAGCTGAGACAAAGAAACCCTTATCAGTTTCTTCAAAACCTATAGCGGCACCAGCTGCTTTTAAAGTTACTTCAAAGCCTGCTGTTGCAGCaccagtttcattttcagataCTATTGCTTGTAGCCCTCCAAAGTCACTGGAAGTTAAGGCAGCTCCATCAAAAGCTGCAGATGATGATCTTCCTCCACTGATCCCACCTGAGAAGCCAGTAAAAATGCCTGTATTTGTACCCCCTGTTAAGAAAGATGTGGCAAAACCTGCTGAGGCTGCTAGGACAGCTGTTGAGGCCAAACCAGCTCCCGTTAAGGCTGCTAAGCCAGCTGCTGAGGCCAAACCAGCTCCCGTTAAGGCTGCTAAGCCAGCTGCTGAGGCCAAACCAGCTCCCGTTAAGGCCGCTAAGCCAGCTGCTGAGGCCAAACCAGCTCCCGTTGAGGCGGCCAAGCCAGGCGCTGAGGCCAAACCTGCTCCAGTTGAGGCGGCCAAGCCAGCCGCCGAGGCCAAACCTGCACCTGTTAAGGAGGCCAAGCCAGCCGCCGAGGCCAAACCTGCTCCTGTTAAGGCGGCCAAGCCAGGTGCTGAGGCCAAACCTGCTCCTGTTAAGGCGGCCAAGCCAGCCGCCGAGGCCAAACCTGCTCCTGTTGAGGTGGCCAAGCCAGCCGCCGAGGCCAAACCTGCTCCTGTTGAGGCTGCCAAGCCAGCTGCCAAGCCAGCCGCCAAGGCCAAACCTGCTCCTGTTGAGGCTGCCAAGCCAGCTGCCAAGCCAGCCGCCAAGGCCAAACCGGCTCCTGTTGAGGCTGCCAAGCCAGCCGCCGAGGCCAAACCGGCTCCTGTTGAGGCTGCCAAGCCAGTTGCTGAGGCCAAAGCCGCTCCTGTTGATGCGGCCAAGCCAGTTGCTGAGGCCAAAGCCGCTCCTGTCGATGCGGCCAAGCCAGTTGCTGAGGCCAAAGCCACTCCTGTCAAGGCTGCGAAGGCAGCTGCTGTGGGAAAACCCACTCATGCTAAGGCTGCTAAACCAGCTTCCGAGGCCAAGCCTGCTCCCGTTGAGGCCAAGCCCGCTTCTGTTAAGGCTGCTAAGCTAGCTCCTGAGGTGAAGCCTGCTCCTGCTGAGGCTGCCAAGCCACTTGCTATGGCAAAGCAGGAGGCTCCTAAAGCACCGGCTGAGGCCACGACAGCTTCTGTAAAGGCTGCTAAGCCAGGTGTTGAGGCAAAATCTGTCCCTGACAAGGCTCAAAGAAAAGTTGAAGAAACTAAAGTTTCTGCTTCTAAGATTGTAAAACCAGATGCGGAGGTCGAATCTGCCCCTGTTGAGGCTGCAAAGTCTGCCAAACCAGCAGCTAAAGCTACAGCAGCTCCCTCAAAACCCACTCCAGTTGAGCCTGCCGTTCCTGCCCCAGCTCCCCGTAAACTCACATTTGCTGAGGCAGTTGCTAAACCTGCACCTGTTAAACCTGAGGTTGAGGTAATCAATACAGCTACTTCTGAGCCTGTTTCATCACCTGCCCCCACACCGGCCAAAGTGGAGCCTGTCATCAAGAACGACAAGggtattttcttctttctctccttttttgtgCCATCTGTTTTTCCGACTGTCCCCTGCAATCTGGGAACTGCTCAGATGCTTAGAAATACCATTCTCCAAGGTTATGCAGTGTAA
- the LOC115045933 gene encoding nascent polypeptide-associated complex subunit alpha → MPGEATETVPVTEQEMQQPQVETGSGTESDSDDSVPDLEEQDSAQTQTQQAQLAAAAEIDEEPVSKAKQSRSEKKARKAMSKLGLRQVTGVTRVTIRKSKNILFVITKPDVYKSPASDTYIVFGEAKIEDLSQQAQLAAAEKFKVQGEAVSNIQENTQTPTVQEESEEEEVDETGVEVKDIELVMSQANVSRAKAVRALKNNNNDIVNAIMELTM, encoded by the exons ATGCCTGGTGAAGCCACAGAAACAGTCCCTGTCACCGAACAGGAGATGCAGCAGCCTCAAGTGGAGACTG GATCTGGCACTGAGTCAGACAGCGATGACTCAGTCCCTGATTTGGAGGAACAGGactctgcacagacacagacacagcaagCTCAG CTTGCAGCAGCCGCTGAGATAGACGAAGAACCTGTCAGCAAAGCCAAACAGAGCCGTAGCGAAAAGAAAGCACGGAAG gcAATGTCAAAGCTTGGCCTCAGGCAGGTAACAGGGGTCACCAGGGTCACGATTCGTAAGTCAAAGAACATCCTGTTTGTCATCACCAAACCAGACGTCTACAAGAGCCCTGCATCAGACACATACATTGTCTTCGGTGAAGCTAAG ATTGAAGATCTTTCCCAGCAAGCCCAGctggctgctgcagaaaagTTCAAGGTACAGGGAGAAGCTGTATCAAACAtccaggaaaacacacagacaccaacaGTACAGGAGGAGAGCGAAGAAGAAGAG GTTGATGAGACCGGTGTTGAGGTCAAGGACATTGAACTCGTCATGTCACAAGCCAACGTGTCGCGGGCGAAGGCTGTACGCGCcctgaaaaataacaacaatgacaTTGTCAATGCTATCATG gaGTTGACAATGTAA